From a single Nicotiana tomentosiformis chromosome 2, ASM39032v3, whole genome shotgun sequence genomic region:
- the LOC117277890 gene encoding uncharacterized protein, which produces MKADQRHATSKLISGYIIDNLRDPRFEVTPAFVMAEMQKLHGLDIGYHKAWRAIQRASALIRGTPEENYELLSSYLYMIKSKNPGTYTNIKIDDNNRFFYMFYAYGSSIAGWNHCRPVIVVDATFLKSKYRGVLMISV; this is translated from the exons ATGAAAGCTGATCAAAGGCATGCAACTTCAAAGTTGATTAGTGGTTACATTATCGACAATCTTCGAGACCCAAGGTTTGAAGTTACACCAGCCTTTGTCATGGCAGAAATGCAAAAATTGCATGGACTAGACATTGGTTATCACAAGGCATGGCGTGCTATTCAACGTGCTTCAGCTTTAATAAGAGGAACTCCTGAAGAGAATTATGAATTATTGTCTTCATACTTGTATATGATAAAAAGTAAAAATCCGGGAACATACACTAACATAAAGATAGATGACAACAACAG GTTTTTTTATATGTTTTATGCATATGGATCATCAATAGCTGGTTGGAATCATTGTAGACCAGTGATTGTTGTTGATGCAACTTTTTTGAAGTCAAAATATCGTGGTGTTTTAATGATTTCAGTTTGA